Genomic window (Vigna unguiculata cultivar IT97K-499-35 chromosome 10, ASM411807v1, whole genome shotgun sequence):
ataaatgGTTAACTAACTGCttttatgtgtgtgtgttttccAGTGCAGGGATTTAGCATATTGGGCCATTTGAGTGGGACTTCAACCTACTCTCTGGAACCTCCTAAACCCGATCTTGTTGAAAAGGCAATTATTGTTACATTCTACAtcttttgcttttatttgtttgtGTCGACCTTCATTTCATTCTATTCACAACCTGTTAtactgtttttgttttgatgTCCTAATATTGGCACTGTTTATTCCCAGTACTTTCATCCGGATAACATGTCCTCTGCTGAGAAGATGAAAATTGAGCTTACCAAGGTTAGGGATGAGTTTAAAATGTCGGAGTCGGACTGCGGTTCTGCGCGTGTTCAAAGTAAGGGGAAATGCTCATTACTGATTTGGGAAGTCTTTGTTTGATGGAAAAGATTTGGAAGGAAGGGATTAGTTTTGCTTTGCTTGTCTATTTGCTACATTGGTCTTTGTGAAAATTGAGGTTGCTGATGCTTATGAGCATTTTGATAGGCACTTGTTAGGGAATTAATACTGTCCCTTTGATGTTATGCAGTTGCACAACTCACAACTAAGATTAAGCATCTATCAGCAGTTCTACACAAGAAGGTTAGTTGTCCCATCGTTcccatcttttttttcttagatataCTTTTGTGTTTGTGACCAGTGACTAGAagactcttcattagaaaattTGTGGAAGTTGTTATCTGTTGTTGTATAGACATTACTAACGGTCATTGTTGCTTAATTTATGGAGGACATTTTAATTGTGGCATCTACCTCTTGCAAGTCTAGTTTTTACATTCAAGGAACTCCTCCAATTTCTTTTGTTAGTGATCTGTGTTTTATACTAACAAGTGATTTAACTCTAGTCAGTCTTTCTTGGAGCATTATACTTTAGTATTATACTTTCAGTCATGGGTAAAAGCAACCGATGATTCAAGACTTTAAGATTAACTAGCTTCCCTGCCATATTATTTAGATATTCAGAGTTGTAGTTTCCTGTATGCCAGTGTTTCACTTGTTTTACAATGGGGACAATTTGATTTTAGCTTCATTTGATGTCTAGAGTGGGTCAAATATATTGAACGTTGTTATAACTTCTCTTAAAATCTTGGATATGGCCATAGACAGGATTTTGGATTGGTGACTGTACTCTgattgtgttttttgttttatcttccTGTTGTTTGTCAGTTGACCAGCCTATGCTATACTATGGAAGTTATTACCCTTTATAACCAGTTCATATTTACTTTGTTTTGTGAACGTAACTAATCAGATTTATTCTATGCAATGTGACCCTGTCATTTTAATAAAAGGTCCATTTAATCCGATGTAAATATAGATAgagtactatatatatatatatatacactctTTTCTGACTCTATTCATTCCATGATTCTTTAGGATGTTCATTCTCGTAAAGGTTTGGTAGCAATGGTTCAGAGGAGAAAAAGATTACTGAAATACCTCAGAAGAACTGATTGGGATTCCTATTGCTTTGTTATCTCCAAGCTGGGTCTACGTGATAATCCTGAACATAGCTATAGATCTCGAACTAGTATGGCAACTTAGGGTTGCAGATCTGGTGGTCAGATAAGATGAAAGAAACCCCAACATGAACAGATTGGAAAGAAAACCAGCCGCATGATGAAAAGTTGGCTGGGTTGTGCATTTTTATTGGGGTCAGTTAAGTGTAAACCAAACTGGTCAAGTGGCTCAATCACTGGTTTTCAGGTCTGGGTTTTACCACTGCAATCCTCACATCAATTACTTAGTGACGCAATTTgttattccatttttttatgCATGAGGAGATTAATACTGATCAAcccttcaattattttatacCAGCCTTGGGTGGATTTTTGTTCTGTACAATAGTGGCAATAAGTTTTAGAACTATAATTTTGTGCACATTACTCAAAGTCACGTACCAGAACCTAGAACCTATGGGTGAATTTAAGCTAAAGTATTATTTTGACCACTCACAACTTGTCTCTTATTTACTTGCAATTCCATATTTTCTGAGATGTAACCCGTTTAGGGCCTTTACTATCCCGATCTCATCCGTTTTGGATTTGTCTCCTCTTATGTTTGCATTGGTGATTGGGTTTAATGTTGAAGTGTTTGAAATTGATTCAATCGTGTAGAATGGTTTTGATGGGATGAGTATGAAAGGGAGGGTGGCTTTGAATGTTGTTGTCGTGGAATGCTCATCACGTACTGCGAACGAGGCAATGGGATTTTGGTGTAAAGTCTAAAGTTGGATTAAGTTTTACATTAAATCAATGAGTTAGTGATTTGGAACTGAATAGAATGAATTGTGATGAGATGGATAGGAATGAAACTattgtttgaatattttataacaaaaatgaagtgaattataactttttaattttcaattatttatgttattaaaatacATTAGCTCTAAGGACCTGATAGATAGTTAAATTTACAATGACAGAATAATTATTCTATAATTTAGATACGTAGTTACATCAAATTCATCTTAAATGGAgtggaataaataaaattaaatatattatgatatacttttttgtattttattattattgttttttcaaatataaattacagTAGAAGAATAggttgttaaatttttttattatttttcggTTTAATCAATATTTCATATTGGAGTTGAATAATAATCAGATCAATTTGCTggatgtaaataaaatatttttatgtttctgTTGTAGTTCTTTAAAACAGTTTTGGTCGAagatatcaaataatttttcctATGTTTTCTGTTATTTAagattattattcattattagaaatttacaaaatgtattaaaagtaaaatggaTGAATTTGAGTATAACTGGATATACTAGAGCggatcataaaaaatatatatattctataagAAATTTGGGCCAGGCCTACGAAATCAGTCCATACAAGTCGGTACTGGGCTACGAATATGGACCTAATCTGATATGATTAGGCACAGATATGTTCTGCAGAGAGAAGACGTGAAAAACTGTGTTTGCGTGTCGCTTTTCATTAACAACAACCGATTTGAACGTATCATAATCTCAcgataaacataaaataacaaccacaaaaaaaaaggaCGAAATTAGAATATCCGAGAAGGTGAAGATACCGATGGCAGCAAAGACGGTGTGCGTGACTGGTGCAGGAGGATTCGTGGCGTCTTGGCTTGTTAAGCTTCTTCTCTCCAAAGGCTACAATGTCCATGGAACTGTGAGACAACCCGGTTCGTTACGTTTTACTTGATTTCTAATTGTTTGGAATATTGGATTGAAATTGGAGTGAAGTTTGAGAAGCAGTTATGAGCAGGTAGTGAGAAATACGAGCACTTGCAGAAACTGGAGGGAGCTTCTGAAAACCTCACACTCTTCAAGGCAGATCTCTTGAATTACGATTCTATTCTCTCAGCAATTGCTGGATGCGATGCAGTTTTCCATGTCGCAAGCCCTGTACCCTCAACTATTGTTCCCAACCCTCaggcaagcctaatctcctacTTCTTCAACgtccattgttttttttttttcgttttttctactttttgttttatgaaattgtGTGTTTCTAATACTTGATGTGGCTCTCATTTTGCTTTCGTCCTCCCAACGCATCAACTGGTTCAGGATTTTGTTTATGCAAGTGGAATTCTGGAGAAAACAATAGTTTTCATGATTATAATTTGGTTTGCTAACATATAAAATTGGGGATAGTATACATCAACTATGtgaacatttgaaaaaaattcaacatgATATGATAGTAGGTAGTATAATATgaggaaaaaatagaaaaaaaataaatttaatataaaacagtTTTGTAtgaaactttaataaaatttagtgtgaaatatttttatatgaaatatgaaaCCTCTATATATATAggtgaataaatataattaaatttcatgtaaaatattacttgacaattttataattactagTAGCACTATAAGGATAAAATATTAGATACCAATATAATGTATGACACTTAGTATGTATTTGGTTTAGTACgagaataaaatgaaaatattatatactcgttgtttcatgttttctttttcagcacttaataagcataaaatattttcaaaaatataaactactGCTAGTCTAAgctaactaaaataatatctcaatgaatgttacttttatttcatttatacagcgtactaaaatataataattgatatattttaacacaaaacttttaaataatacaGTATTTTCTCTTATTAAAATGTGAACTACATTCACATTCACGCATCAAACATTCTAACTCCCAAAATATGTactaaatgaaagaaaaaacgttttttaagatgattaatcaattacaaattttaaaaatataagtgaaTTTCATTATACACAAtactagaaaataatatatatatatatatatatatatatatatatattaaatttaaaacctattataaaaaaataccaattttaaaattggtatCAAACCGATTTATAAGCATTCcaactatttttttagaaaatctagatttgtattttaaattcgATCTCATTATTTAATCTAAATCTATGAAATCAAACTTgttcttttagaaaatataaatttagttattacaATTCAGATATTTAGATCTACATTTTTATTCATGCCCATCTTTAATTGTTGTAGATTTGGAATTTCGTTGCTTAATAGTGGGAGTTTAGTCAAGGTTATTAAACAATGTCAGACTTTGGTCTTAGTAAATGTTTAGTAAGTGACACGATTGAAACATTTTTCTAGCTATGGTACCagtgttattgattttttatttctaaaattcatGTAGGtgctaaattaattatttcacaATAGAAAGTTCGCATCTGGTACAAGAATGAATACTTTATACATATGGAAAGGGGTTGATTTACTTAGATCCTATTTAAATTCAGTTTGATACTGTTCGAGTGGGTGTTTAGATCAAAGGGAATTTGATTAGGACTTGAATATTTCTCATTCGTGTATTTAGGCTATTCGTTCTCATAATGAAGTGGAAATGTCTTCCAAAACACGTTAAATTGAAGGCATTGTCATGGAGTTAATATTATGTTCATGATCTTATCTAATTTCAATCCTTGGATTGGGTTACATCTTGCTTTACTTCCTTCATAATGATTTAGGATAATGTAAGGTGTAAAATTGAAACCATAGCTTTTCTCTTCGGGTTGCTGATAGTATCAGACAAATGATTCTTCAGGTGGAGGTGATTGAACCTGCTGTGAAAGGAACCACTAATGTACTTCAAGCTTGTCTTGAAGCTAAAGTACAACGAGTGGTCTATGTGTCATCGGTATCTGCTATTTGCGTTGGCCCGAATATGCCTAAAGATAAAGTGATTGATGAGTCCTATTGGTCTGATAAAGATTACTGCAGAAAAACTCAGGTCTGTAATCCTATTCCGAGTGTGCTTATGATGTGGATTTGTCATTAGTCTTATTCTATGATGGTAGTAGCATTGTCTTTGATTGGGGTATGCAGTATACTGTTTTATTTTGGTTAAGTTGCAAAATATGCTAAGTTTCAATCATCGAGAATGGTTATGGTAATGTAACTAATATCTCACGTATGATCTAGAACTGGTACTGTTATTCAAAGACGGAGGCAGAGGAGCAGGCCCTGGAGTTTGGAAAAAGAACTGGACTTGATGTGGTAAGCATTTGCCCTTCCCTTGTGTTGGGGCCAATTTTGCAGTCAACCACTGTGAATGCAAGTAGCTTGGTTCTCCCCAAACTTTTGAAAGGTGCCTACTATTGCCTTGTCAAATTATCGTTATTACTCTACATCAATTCATTCACTTACTGTGCGATGATAGTTAAATCTTATGTTAATTTGACCAGGGTGTAAACCTTGTTTTACTGAACTGAGTTTTGTGAGATCCGATAAAATAGTTATCTAATAAAAGAGAATCAtgttatttgtctttttttttttctggtttgtCTGAAACATTTATGTTATGACAAGATGAAAAGAAACAgattaagagaaaaagaagacacACAAATTTACGTGGTTCAGTCAATGTGACCTACGTCCACGGGACAGTTCAAGAGTTTCTTATGTCTGAATAATGATAGAGTAGAGAGATACATGATACAAATGCCTTTTAGCcttataaaagagtaaaaaataacAGCCCCTTTAAACCTCATTACAACCCATAACTATATCATAAATATATGAAGTAAGGAAGATGAAGGGCCAACATAACATTCAAGGCATCTTAACAATTCTCCACCTTGACTTGAATTTTCTCAAGTCACCAGTAACCAATAACAACTCTCCTGCCTCTTCACCCCGAAGGGTCTCAACCTATGCGAACATTCACCAAGTCCAAGCTATGCTTAAACTTGGCAGAAGACAAAGGCTTAGTCAACATATTGCGTATGAAATTCAACCTGACATCAATATGCTTTGATCTTTCGTGATAAACTGGATTTTTAGCCAAGCACAATGCACTTTGACTATCACAATAAAGTATACGCCTTTGCACATGCAAACCCAAGTTATCAATAAGACCTTGCAACCATATACCTTCTTTGACTCCTTCTGTCAAAGACATGCATTCTGCTTCAGTGGTAGACAAAGCAACAGTAGGCAGAAGTGTTGCTTTCCAACTAATAGCACAACCATAAAGAGTGAAGATATAACATGTCAAAGATCTTCTTTTCACAAGATCTCCACCATAATCAGAATCTGCATAACCAATAAGACCACACTCAATATCATTGGAACCATAAACCAAACATATATTACTAGTACCTTTTAAATATCGCATAATCCACTTCACAGCTTCCCAGTGAGCTTTCCCAGGATTACCCATAAATCTACTAACCACACTCACAACATGAGCCAAATCTGGTCTTGTACAAACCATtgcatacatcaagctcccaACAACACTCGAGTAAGGAACCTTATTCATATAATCCTTCTCTTCATCAGTACTAGGAAGAGTGCTAGCATCAAGTTTAAAATGTGTTGCCAAAGGCGTACTAACAGGCTTAGAATTCTCCATTTGAAAAGACTGCAACAACTTTTCAATGTATTTCTTCTGAGATACATAAAGTAGACCTGCATTCCTGTCTCTCCAAATCTCCATTCCTAAAATCTTCTTGGCTGCACCCAAATCCTTCATCTCAAACTCACTGTTTAACATAGCTTTAAGAGCATCAATATCAGTCTTGCTCTTAGCTGCAAttaacatgtcatccacatatagtaacaaatatatatagGAACCATCTTGCAACTTCCTACTATAAACACAATTATCAAACTCGTTTCGAACAAAATTATAGGAAACCATAAAAGCATCAAACCTCTTGTACCACTGCCTCGGGCTCTGTTTTAAACCATACAAGGACTTTTTTAGCAAACACACATTGTTCTCTTTTCCAACCTCAAGGAATCCATCTGGCTGCGACATATAAATTTGCTCCTCTAAATTCCCATGCAagaatgcagttttcacatcaAGTTGCTCTAACTCCATATCCAAAGCACTCACCATGGCCAACAAAACTCGAATAGTCTTATGTTTTACCACAGGTGAAAACACTTCATGGTAGTCAATTCCCtctttttgtgaaaaacctttTGCCACAAGTCTTGCCTTGAATCTAGATGGTTCAACATCAAGAATCCCTTCTTTCTTCTTGAACACCCATTTGCATCCTACTGGCTTTACACCTTTAGGTAATGGTACTAACTCCCAGGTCTGATTTTTCTTAAGTGATTGCATCTCCTCATTCATGGCAATTAACCATTCTGATGCTTCTTTACTCTGGATTGCATTCTTATAGGATTTAGGCTCATCATAATAGAGATTTTCACCAACTGCCAAGGCATATGAAACAGAGTTAGTATCAACAACACATGTAACATCTGCATACCTTGCAGGTTTTCTGATTTCCCTTTTTGTTCTCCTTGTTGCTATACTTTGAGGTTCTTCTTGGACATTACTAGATTGATCTATCAGatccaaattttctttatttgaatcTTCAACCTCAAGCTCCACCTTTTGATGAACTCCCTTATTCCTTGCAATATTTTCAACCTCCTCTTTTTGGCCAAACATAGCAGACTCATTAAAGGTAACATCTCTGCTAATAATAAaccttttatttctattattttcagTACACCATAATCTATATCCTTTGACACCCGTAGGATACTCCAGAAATATACATTTCATTGCCCTAGGCTCTAATTTACCATCATTCACATGAGCATAAGCAGGACAACCAAATATACGTAAACCAGAATAATTAGAAGGTTTACCAGACCATAGCTCTTGAGGAGTCTTTAAATCAATAGCAGTAGATGGAGACCTGTTCACCAAATAGACAACAGTATTAACTGCTTCAGCCCAAAATTCTTTTGAGAGACCAGCATTTAAACGCATGCACCGAGCACGCTGAAGTAGTGTTTGATTCATCGGTTCAGCGACACCATTCTGTTGTGGTGTATGTCGTACTGTAAGGTGCCTGACTATACCTGCTTCTTTGCAATACTCATCAAACTCTGTATTGCAGAACTCCAGTCCATTATCTGTTCTTAGAGTCTTGACTTGTTTCCCAGTCTGTTTCTCAACCATAGTCTTCC
Coding sequences:
- the LOC114166806 gene encoding cinnamoyl-CoA reductase 1-like isoform X1; amino-acid sequence: MAAKTVCVTGAGGFVASWLVKLLLSKGYNVHGTVRQPGSEKYEHLQKLEGASENLTLFKADLLNYDSILSAIAGCDAVFHVASPVPSTIVPNPQVEVIEPAVKGTTNVLQACLEAKVQRVVYVSSVSAICVGPNMPKDKVIDESYWSDKDYCRKTQNWYCYSKTEAEEQALEFGKRTGLDVVSICPSLVLGPILQSTTVNASSLVLPKLLKGGDSFENKIRWIVDVRDLVDAILLVYEKHEAERRYICSAHTIKTRDLVEKLKSIYPSYKYPSNFTEVDDYLQFSSEKLERLGWKYRSLEETLIDSVESYREAGLLQLE
- the LOC114166806 gene encoding cinnamoyl-CoA reductase 1-like isoform X2 yields the protein MAAKTVCVTGAGGFVASWLVKLLLSKGYNVHGTVRQPGSEKYEHLQKLEGASENLTLFKADLLNYDSILSAIAGCDAVFHVASPVPSTIVPNPQVEVIEPAVKGTTNVLQACLEAKVQRVVYVSSVSAICVGPNMPKDKVIDESYWSDKDYCRKTQNWYCYSKTEAEEQALEFGKRTGLDVVSICPSLVLGPILQSTTVNASSLVLPKLLKALLRWMITYSSAQRNWKGWVGNTGRWRKHSLILLRAIERLASCN